The following coding sequences are from one Leptolyngbyaceae cyanobacterium window:
- a CDS encoding DUF3493 domain-containing protein — protein MNEPKQKKNPVLPDAIAPEIYAKLKAEAASPYRGLRQFVYIAFGASGFIGALIFLAQLAAGNEINSALPNFALQVGVIALMVWLFRWEQRAAKKSSKKKSSSN, from the coding sequence ATGAATGAACCAAAGCAGAAAAAAAATCCTGTTCTTCCCGATGCGATCGCACCTGAAATATACGCCAAATTAAAAGCGGAAGCAGCCTCTCCTTATCGCGGTTTGCGGCAATTTGTTTACATAGCTTTTGGTGCTTCTGGATTTATCGGCGCACTGATTTTTTTGGCTCAGCTAGCTGCTGGTAACGAAATTAACTCGGCTTTACCTAATTTTGCCCTTCAGGTGGGAGTGATAGCGCTGATGGTTTGGTTGTTTCGATGGGAGCAACGAGCGGCTAAAAAGTCAAGTAAAAAGAAAAGTTCATCAAATTAA
- a CDS encoding beta-ketoacyl-ACP synthase, whose translation MTNGLIIVKIFVTGIGFLSSLGSLATAWQHLMAGKSGVRLWQPFPQIERLPLALIGERPAELISLCQTVVRLALQDAELEPPLLNCGVVIGSSRSQQALWEKLARQMYESDYLCSEKLGNWLASLPHASAIATARQIGATGPVLAPMAACATGIWSIAQGFELIQTGQCQQVIAGAVEAPITPLTLAGFRQMGALAETGAYPFDRYREGLVLGEGASILLLESAESALRRKAKIYGEVLGFGLTSDAYHANSPQLGGKSAINAIEQCLKRSHLFPKDIDYIHAHGTATQLNDQNEARIIQHLFPQGVPVSSTKGATGHTLGASGALGAAFCLMALQLQTLPPCVGLRESEFDLDLVTEARSSNLRNLLCFSFGFGGQNAVMALRKTC comes from the coding sequence ATGACCAATGGCTTAATAATTGTGAAGATTTTTGTCACTGGAATTGGTTTTCTCTCATCTTTGGGCAGTTTGGCCACCGCTTGGCAGCATTTAATGGCTGGTAAGTCCGGTGTTCGACTTTGGCAACCTTTCCCCCAGATAGAAAGGCTTCCTCTGGCATTAATTGGTGAAAGACCCGCTGAGTTAATCAGCCTTTGTCAAACTGTAGTAAGGTTGGCTCTCCAAGATGCTGAGTTAGAGCCACCTTTGTTAAATTGCGGAGTAGTAATCGGATCTAGTCGCAGCCAACAAGCATTGTGGGAAAAGCTAGCGCGGCAAATGTACGAGTCTGATTACTTATGTAGCGAAAAATTAGGAAATTGGTTAGCAAGTTTACCGCACGCTAGCGCGATCGCAACTGCCCGTCAAATTGGTGCAACTGGGCCGGTTTTAGCACCGATGGCAGCGTGCGCCACCGGAATCTGGTCGATCGCACAAGGTTTTGAATTAATTCAAACCGGGCAATGTCAACAGGTAATTGCAGGTGCAGTAGAAGCACCCATTACACCGTTGACATTAGCAGGCTTTAGACAAATGGGGGCTTTAGCCGAAACAGGTGCTTATCCGTTCGATCGATATCGAGAAGGTTTGGTATTGGGAGAAGGAGCAAGCATATTGCTGCTAGAATCTGCTGAATCAGCCCTCCGTCGAAAAGCCAAGATTTATGGCGAAGTTTTGGGTTTTGGCTTGACATCCGACGCATATCATGCAAACTCACCTCAGCTTGGTGGAAAAAGTGCCATAAATGCGATCGAACAATGTCTCAAACGCAGTCATCTTTTTCCAAAAGACATCGATTATATTCACGCCCACGGTACTGCTACTCAGCTAAATGACCAAAACGAGGCACGAATAATTCAGCATTTATTTCCCCAAGGCGTTCCCGTCAGTTCCACCAAAGGAGCGACGGGACATACACTGGGCGCATCCGGAGCCTTGGGAGCAGCTTTTTGTTTGATGGCGTTGCAACTTCAAACTTTACCCCCTTGTGTCGGATTGAGAGAATCCGAGTTTGATTTAGATTTAGTAACGGAGGCGCGTTCCAGTAATCTTCGGAATTTGCTTTGTTTTAGTTTTGGATTTGGCGGACAAAATGCAGTAATGGCATTGAGAAAGACCTGCTAA